In Sphingomonas sp. SUN019, the genomic window TGGGAAAGCGGCCAGTCCGCTTTAGCTGGCCAAGTTCCTCATGATGAGATGGGTGTGCGCCAACACCAAATCAATAAAACGAACCCGGCTACGAAGAACGCAATTCCCATCCAGCCGAAAGCAAATGGAAGCTCCCCAACGCATCGATCCAAACAAATTGCACCGGGCTCCACAACTGGCTTTAACCCGTGGAGCCTGATAAACTCCGTCCAATTACCGGAAATAATAACTTCAACGTAACTGCTTACTATAGCTGCTTGGACTATCGTCCCGATAGCGGAAGCGCCGAATAATATGATTGCCGCGAGCAGTCGCTTATCTCGAACCATGTTCTTCACCCGCTTGTTTCCTGCTCGCATCAGGCACACGAAATAGATAATCGCAAGTCCGCTATTGGGCGTTTGCGATCAGGCCGCTTTGCCGCCCGATAGCAGCCGGGCGGCTTTCGGGGAGGTCGTGCCGATCGCCAGTGCCGGAATGGCAATAGGTGGGTGGTTAGCTGCCGTTCGTTCTCGGTGCTGTTCAGACGCCGCCGCCCCAGAACATTACGAAGGGGAAGAGCAGAAAACCGACAAAACCTATCGCGAATGGATATAGGTCATAGAACCACCGCGCCTTACGGGAGAGAATGACCGCGCCGATAAGTAGGAGCAGGAACAGAGCGGGTAAGCCAGCATATTGAATCACTTGGCCAGAAGCTGGATAGCCGGGAACATGCTGCGCTTTGATACTCAACAAGCCGCCGATGCCCGCAATCAACAGATAGCCCCACGCTGATACAACAACGGCTGTCGGAAGGTCGGCCCATCGCATGGGCCAATGTCGGGTAATGAGCGATCGACCGCAAGTGGGCGGAAGCGGTCATCCGCGTTTTCCTACATGATGCCGATCTGCTAGGGGCTTCTGGCTATTTCTCATCGCTGGACGACGACAACCCACCGCCGCGTGCGGATACGTGCGCAGGTGCGAGTTTATCGCGACTTTTGGCGCACGCCGAAATGCCGCCTTGGCCTAACTTTAGCCTAACCTTCCGCGGAGACGTTCATCTCCGACGCGCTATTCCGCGACCGTTTTCGGGCGCAAGTGGGAACAGTCGACCATCTGCCGCGCGCACCCGCCCATCACCGCATAAGCACCAACTCCTCTGCCATCGTCGGATGCAGCGCCACCGTCTCGTCGAACTGCGCCTTGGTCAGCCCCGCCTTCACGCACACCGCCGCGGCCTGGATGATCTCGGCGCAGTCAGGGCCGATCATGTGGATGCCGACGACGCGGTCGGTCTCCCCGTCGCACACCATCTTGTACAGGGCGCGTTCGTCGCGGCCCGCGAGCACGTTCTTCATCGGGCGGAAATCGGATGAATAGACGCGCACCGACCCCAGTTTCTGCTTGGCTTCGCTCTCGGTCATGCCGACCCCGGCGAGCGGCGGGTGGCTGAATACCGCGGCGGGGATACAGCCGTAATCGACGCGGGTCGGCTTGTCCCCGAAGAACGTGTCGGCGAACGCCTGCCCCTCGCGGATCGCGACCGGCGTCAGCTGCACGCGGTTGGTGACGTCGCCGACCGCAAAGATGCTGTCGCAGCTCGACCGGTTATCCTCGTCGACCTTCACCGCGCCCTTCTCGTCCAGCTCGACCCCGGCCGTCTCCAGCCCCAGCCCTTCCGTATTCGGCACCCGCCCGGTCGCGAACATCACCAGATCGACCGTCACCGGCTCATGCCCGCTCATGCTGACCGTCAGGCAGCCGTCCTCGCCCTTCTCGATCCCCTCGAACGTGGCGTCGAAACGGAATTCCAGCCCCTTCATCAGGCTGATCTGCAGCAACCGGTCGCGGATCGCCTGGTCGTAACCGCGCAGGATTTCCTTCGTCCGGTTGATCAGGATGACGTGCGCGCCAAGCTGATGGAAGATGCCTGCAAACTCATTGGCGATATAGCCCGCGCCCGCGATCAGCACGCGCTTCGGCACCGCCTCC contains:
- the gor gene encoding glutathione-disulfide reductase, translated to MSDYDYDLFVIGAGSGGTRASRVAAAHGAKVAVAEEYRVGGTCVIRGCVPKKLLVYGAHFAEDLKDAKRFGWQVPDECEFDWKTLRDNVMEEVDRINGAYTDTLESQGVEIIHQRATVSGPNEVTLADGTKKTAGKILIAVGAHPSVPTCPGHEHGITSNEAFHLEAVPKRVLIAGAGYIANEFAGIFHQLGAHVILINRTKEILRGYDQAIRDRLLQISLMKGLEFRFDATFEGIEKGEDGCLTVSMSGHEPVTVDLVMFATGRVPNTEGLGLETAGVELDEKGAVKVDEDNRSSCDSIFAVGDVTNRVQLTPVAIREGQAFADTFFGDKPTRVDYGCIPAAVFSHPPLAGVGMTESEAKQKLGSVRVYSSDFRPMKNVLAGRDERALYKMVCDGETDRVVGIHMIGPDCAEIIQAAAVCVKAGLTKAQFDETVALHPTMAEELVLMR